TACCCCAACTGATTTTTGTAGAATTATTGATTTTTGAACTTCAATTTTTTCATCTAGAATTTTTGTTTCTTCTGTCTTCTTAGTTGCTGCAAGTTCTTCTTGCTGAAGTATCTGATTTTTGTTTAAGGTTTTATCTTCAGCTTTAGGTAAGATAGCATCCTCTACTTTATCTTTGACAATAATATTCTCTTCAGTAGTTTTGTCTTGTCCTCCAAAATAAGAGATAGATACAAAAACTAATGCTGCAATACTTGCCGCAATACCAAACCACCAAAATGATGATTTTTTATTACGCTTCTCATCTGCATCTAACTGCTGAGAGAGCTTAGACCAAGCATCTGCAGACGGCGTGACTTTACGCCGCTCTAGCTTGTCTTTTATTTGTTCTTCAAATTTAATTGGTGCCATAATTGGTCTTATTTAAGTCTTTTATTTTTTGCTGTAGCAATTGTCTTGCTTTGTATAATTGCGATTTTGATGTGCCTTCAGAAATCTGAAGCATCTCTGCAATTTCATAATGTTTATAACCTTCTATGGCATACATAACAAATACCATTTTGTAACCTTCTGGCAAACTATCTATTAAACGTTGAATCTCGGCAACTTCGATATTAGAGTTTATACTGTCTGTAGAATTTTGTTTAAAATCAACTTCTTCAACAGGAAACTCTAATCTTTTTTTACCTCGTAAATATGAAATAGATTCTCTAACCATAATACGACGTATCCAACCTTCAAAACTACCTTCACTTTTAAAACTTTTTAGATGCTTAAAGACTTTAAAAAAACCATTAAGCATTACTTCTTCTGCCTGATGTACATCCTTAACATAATAACGACAAACGCTAAGCATCTTTGGTGCATGTAACTCATATAATATATGCTGCGCTTCGCGATTATTTTTCGCAGCTTTTGCTATAAGTTTTTTTTCGTTATTGTGAAGTTGAATGACTTTCATTCTGTTTTTAATAGTGATGGTTTGCACTTCTATTTATAAAGACGCAAAAGGTTTTGTTTTGGTTGCCTAAAGATTGAAATTTTTTCATTTTTTATTCTAAAACGAATATGCATACAGTAAATATAAGGGTTTTAAGAGGAGTGATTTTTTGATTTATTTTTTTAAAAAACCTCTCAAGAGTTCGCAGAGATATTCTTTGGGATTTATTTCTTACGCTCAATAACGTAATTAACCATTAATATTAACGAAGCTTTAAATTCTGACTCTGGATAGTCTGCTAATAGTGCCAAAGCTTCTTTTTGGAAAGCTACCATTTTGGTTTCAGCATAATGCAAACCACCTTTTGCAATAACAAAACTGATAACCTCTTTAACACGTTTTTTATCTTTATTATGCTTTTTTACAGAGTTAATTAGCCAAGACTTTTCCTTTTTTGTTGAGTTATTGAGCGCGTAAATTAAAGGCAAGGTCATTTTCTGCTCTTTGATATCGATACCTGTTGGCTTTCCAATTTTAGTTTCGCCATAATCAAATAAATCGTCTTTAATCTGAAATGCCATTCCGATAAGCTCTCCAAATTTTCGCATTTTTTCGACGTCATCAGAATTTGGTTTTACAGAAGCAGCGCCAAGACTACAACATGCTGCAATAAGCGTTGCGGTTTTTTGACGTATAATTTCGTAATATACATCTTCAGTAATATCTAATTGACGTGCCTTTTCAATCTGCAATAATTCTCCTTCAGACATTTCACGAACTGCAACAGAAATAATTTTTAGTAGATCAAAGTCATTATTATCAATAGATAACAACAAACCTTTGGACAGCAAATAGTCACCAATAAGAACTGCTATTTTGTTTTTCCAAAGTGCATTTATAGAGAAGAAACCTCTGCGACGGTTGCTATCGTCGACAACATCATCATGTACCAAAGTTGCTGTATGAATCAACTCGATAACAGAAGCACCACGATATGTACGTTCACTAACTTCACCGTTATTCATCATTTTGGCTACCAAAAATACGAACATAGGTCGCATTTGCTTGCCTTTTCTATTAACAATATAATGAGTAATCCTATTAAGAAGAGCAACCTTACTTGACATAGCGAGTCTAAACTTTTGTTCAAAAAGTTCCATCTCGTAAGCGATTGGTTGCTTTATTTGTTCCGTTATTTTCAATCTAGTATGTAAACAACAAATTTACTAAAAAGCATGCTAAAACGATTACATTAAAAATTAAACTATTCTTAATCAAAATCTTAAAATAATTAAAATTTCTTGGATAATAACTCTTTAATATAATAATTCATGTTAATTATCCAAAATAATATGCAGTTAATCTATTTATTTAACAAAACGTCATAATGAAACCACCGTCTTTTATATATTGAAAGTCCTATTAATTAATCAACAACACATTTATGAAAAAAATTACTTTAACTCTTGCATTAATTTTATCCTCAGGATTAATGTTTGGACAAGTTGTCTTCACTGAAGATTTTGAGGCACCTGGTGCTCCAGGAACACCATCAGGCTGGTCAATTACTGATGATTTAGAAAATACACCACCAGAAATTTGGACGATAGAAAATACAGGTGAAGCTGGAGGTTTTACTACAGGAAACACTGCTGTTTATGACAATGGTGGTGATGGTTCTTATGCTACTTTTAATAGTGATGGCTATGGTAATACCGGAACCTTAGAACAATCTACATTAACAAGTCCCGTATTTAACGCATCATCATTAACGACCGCTGTCACCCTAAGTTTTGCAACTTTTTATAACGGTAGCTTTGGAGGTCAAGGTGTTGTACAAGTCTCTAACAATAGCGGAATAACTTGGACGACTATACAGACCTATTCTACAGCTGCTGATGGTTCTGCTCCAACAGTTTCGGGTATTCAATCTTTAGATGCTCCGCAATTAATTGGTGCTGCAACTGCTCAAATACGTTTTGTTTGGACAGGAAACTGGTCTCTTTCATGGTCTATAGATAATATTTCTATTTTTCAATGTACAGAGACCCTAGCTCCAAGTTGCGTCACTGAAATAGGTCCAACCAACAACAACAACAATGTAACATTAGGTCCAGATAATTCTATAACTTTTGAATGGAATACTGACCCTCTAGCTACTACTTATGAATTATTCATTAACGGATTCTCTCAAGGTAATCGTACTTCTGGAATTACATTTGTGGGATTTGATTTTAACACCGCATATAGTTGGTCTGTAGTTCCTTCCAATTGCTTTGGAATAGCCACTAGTTGTCCTACCTGGAATTTTACAACTGAATCTTGTACAGAGACTGCAGCTCCAGCCTGCCCTGTAACCATATCTCCAACTCAGAACCAAACTAACGTCGCTACAACAGAAGCTACAGATGGTTCTAGACAAGTTGAGTTATCATGGAATACTTCTGCTACAGCAGTAGACTATACAGTGATTTTTGACGGCAATGAATTAGGAAATTTAGCAGACACATCGGTAAATATTACTGGTTTATCTTTAGACACAACTTATACGTATTCTATTCTTGCAAATAATTGTTTTGGACAATCAACTACCTGTACTACTGTAACGTTCACAACAGAAACCACACTTGGAACCCAAGAAGATGATATACTAAATGTAAATTTATCACCAAATCCAGCTAAAGATATACTAAATATTAATACATCATCACAAATTGATAATGTCGAAATCTTTGATTTGTTAGGTAAAAAAGTAAATTCTTACAGTAAAGAATCAATTTACGATAATTCAATTAATATTGCTTCTTTACCAACTGGTGTTTACTTGGTTTTAATTTCTTCTGAAAATTTAACCAAAACAGTTAGGATTGTTAAAGAATAATAACTAGGTAGAACTTTAGAAAAAGCTCCTTAAAAAGGAGCTTTTTTTATGTCTTATTTGCTAACTGACCACAAGCTGCATCTATATCTTTTCCGCGACTGCGGCGAACTGTTACCGTAATGTTGTTAGCTTCTAAAACTTTTACATACATATCTATCGCTTTTGAGTTTGCCTGCTGAAACATACCGTCATCAATAGGATTGTACTCTATAAGATTCACTTTACTTGGTGCAAATTTGCAGAATTGAACCAGTGCATCTACATCTTTCCGTTGGTCATTTATTCCATCCCAAACAACATACTCGTAAGTGATTCTATTTTTGGTTTTTGAATACCAATACTCTAATGCCTCACGTAAATCATTTAAAGGAAACGTTGCATTAAATGGCATTATTGAGGTCCTAACCTCATCTATTGCAGAATGAAGCGATACAGCTAATTTAAACTTGACCTCATCATCAGCCATTTTTTTTATCATTTTTGGAACACCAGAAGTTGAAACTACAATTCGTTTTGGAGACATCCCTAAACCTTCATCAGAAGTGATTTTATCAATGGCTTTAATAACGTTTTTATAATTCATCAATGGCTCACCCATACCCATAAAAACAATATTACTTAAAGGTCTGTCATGATACAAACGACTTTCGTTATCAATAGCAACAACTTGGTCATAAATTTCGTCTGGATTAAGGTTACGCATACGCTTTAACCGTGCTGTTGCACAAAACTTACAATCTAAACTACAACCAACTTGAGAAGAAACACAAGCTGTTGTACGTGTTGCAGTAGGAATTAAAACAGACTCTACAATTAAATCATCGTGAAGTCTTACCGCGTTTTTAATGGTACCGTCTTCGCTACGTTGCATTTGGTCCACACGAATATGATTAATCACAAAATTAGCTTCGAGCATTTCTCGTGTTTTAAGAGAAACATTGGTCATATCCTCAAAACTATGTGCTGATTTTTGCCATAGCCACTCGTAAACCTGATTACCACGAAAAGCTTTATCTCCGTTACTTACAAAAAAATCGCGAAGTTGTTCTTTTGTTAATGCGCGTATGTCTTTTTTCTTTATCTCCATTGTAGTGCAAAAGTAGTAAAAAGCAAATAAGTGTTTTCAGCAAAAAAGCCTCTTAAACATTAACTTAAACGCTTAAGAGACTTTTAAATTTATTTTATTTTGACTAGATGATTAACATCGCATCACCATAAGAATAAAATTTATATTTTTCTTTTACAGCTTCAGCATAAGCTTCTTTCATAAAATCATGACCAGCAAAGGCAGAAACCATCATCAATAAAGTTGATTTTGGTGTATGAAAATTTGTAATCATACAGTTAGCTATACTAAAATCATATGGTGGAAAAATAAACTTATTTGTCCAACCTTCATATGGATTTAAGGTTCCACTAGAAGACACAGAACTCTCAATAGTTCGCATTGATGTTGTACCTACAGCACAAATACGTTTTTTGTTTTTTTGAGCAGTGTTAATTATATCAGCTGCAGATTGTTTAATCTCTATCTCTTCACTATCCATTTTGTGCTTCGATAAATCCTCTACTTCTACTGGATTAAAAGTACCTAAACCAACATGTAAAGTCACTTCTGCTCTTTCAATACCTTTTATTTCCAATCGCTTTAACAAGTGCTTAGAAAAGTGGAGTCCTGCAGTTGGTGCAGCAACAGCACCTTCGTTAGTTGCGTATATAGTCTGATATCGTTCCTCGTCTTCTGGCTCTACATCTCTATTGATGTACTTAGGCAATGGTGTTTGTCCAAGCTCAGTTAATTTTGTTCTAAAATCACTATATGAACCATCATAAAGAAAACGTAATGTACGTCCTCTTGAGGTTGTGTTATCAATAACTTCAGCAACTAAAGTTTCGTCTTCACCGAAATATAATTTATTTCCGATTCTGATTTTACGAGCTGGGTCTACTAATACATCCCATAGACGTTGGTCTTGATTTAATTCTCTTAGCAAGAATACCTCGATACGCGCACCAGTTTTTTCTTTATTACCATAAAGTCTAGCTGGAAAAACTTTTGTGTTATTTAAGATCATCACATCTCCTTCGTCAAAATAATCGATAATGTCTTTAAACATTTTGTGCTCGATGGTTTGATTTGCTCTGTCCAATACCATTAAACGAGACTCGTCTCTGTGCTCTGCAGGATGCTCGGCTAATAATTCTTCTGGAAGTTCAAAACTAAAGTGTGATAATTTCATGTATGTGTTTTATTTTTTGAAGTTGCAAATATACAATCTCGAGATAGGCGTTGTCAAGTAAACAGTCAATTATTTAATGCTAAATCCAATATGAGCTAAATCTTTCCAAAAATCAGGATATGATTTAGAAACAACATTAGCATCTTTAATTAAAATTGAAGTCCTCAAAGCTAAGGGCGCAAATGCCATTGCCATACGATGGTCGTTGTAGGTTTCTATTTCAACTCCGGGATTAATTACATCAGATGCCTCTAGAGATAAAGCATCATTAGTTACAGAAATACTAGCTCCTAGTTTAGTCAATTCGTTCTGTAAAGCTAATAACCTATCTGTCTCTTTAATTTTTAATGTATGAAGCCCCCTTAAATTACATTTTAATCGCAATCCAAAAGCAGTTACACAAATGGTCTGAGCAATATCAGGCGCATTACTTAAATCTAACTCTATTGATGTTTTTTCATTGACAACTGATGACTTCTCTAGTATTATTTTGTTATCTAGATAGATAGTTTCGACACCAAATTGTTTGTAAATTTCTGCTAAAACAGAGTCGCCTTGCAGCGAATCTTTTTTATATGACGACAGCTGTACCTGGGTACCTACTTTACTCAATGCAGCAATACTATAAAAATAAGAAGCAGATGACCAATCGGACTCTACTACTAGAACCTGTGGCTCTATATCATCTTGTTTGGGTTTTACGGTGATGCTATTATTTTCGAATGAATTTTCTACACCTATTTGATCTAGCAAGCTCAATGTCATTTTTATATATGGGACAGAAGTTATTTTTCCTTCTAGAGTTAACTTTAATCCATTTTTTAAACCTGAAGCAATAAGTAATAATGCCGAGATATATTGGCTACTTACATTTGCCTTTAGGGTAACTTCGTAGTTTGTTAGTTTTTTTCCTTTAATTATTATTGGAGGAAAACCTTTATTTTCAGCATATGAGATATCAGCTCCTAAAACATTCAACGCATCTACTAAAATGCCAATTGGACGCTCTTTCATTCGTTTTGAACCTGTCAAAGTCGTCTGGCGACCTTCTTGAACTGAAAAATAAGCAGTCAAAAATCGCATAGCTGTACCTGCATGATGAATATCAATTATTTCTTCTTTTGAAGCTAATGCCTTTTGCATCAACTGAGAATCATCTGAATTTGATAAATTATCAATTTGGATATTTGAATACAAAGCTTGGAGAATAAGTATTCTGTTTGCTTCGCTTTTCGAACCAGTAATTGCAATTTTTGAAGATTGCTTAATATTTGACTTCTGTAAGTGTAATTTCATAAAAATAAATTCCTGCCGAAGCAGGAACAAATTTAAGCGATAATCGAGATTAATCTATAACTTAAAGCTACTTTAATTTCTCGTTATTATGATGTCTATCGTGGTCACGTTTGGTTTTTTTATCCATCTTTTTATCAAAAGCAGTTTGTAAATCAATACCTGTTTGATTTGCTAAACACAAAACTACAAATACAACATCAGCTAGCTCTTCCCCTAGGTCTTTATCTTTATCGCTTTCTTTTTCACTTTGTTCGCCATAACGCCTAGCAATAATACGTGCGACCTCACCTACTTCTTCAGTGAGTTGTGCCATATTAGTAAGCTCGTTAAAATAACGAACACCGTGTTCTTGTATCCAACTATCTACTGCTTTTTGCGCATCTTGAATATTCATAATCTATTATTTTGATAAGACAATTTGCTCTGCTTGTTTAGCAACAACTTTTCCAAAGAATTCTTTAAAGACTACATAATCTGCAGAACCAACAAAAGGTGTTTGCAAATCAAATTCAGTACTTAACTGAATAAAATTACCGTTTTCCTTGAGAATAAAAGAATATTTAATTTTTCCACCAGCGAATTCCATAACCTCACTTTGAGGTAAACTTTCTACCTGGTAGCCTTCTGGCAGCATTATATTAACTATATTTTTTTGCTTTAACGGCACCGAAAAATCAATAGGATATTGACGCTCATCTAATTTGAAAGGATTCTCTTTTTCCGCTAAAAACAGTAAGGGACTAAAATATAACTTTCCACCTATATCCTCTACTGCATCATTTAAAACATAATCGTAAGATCCTGAAAATGTGTTACCATCTTTATCTTCTAATTCTAAATTTGAAACCTCAATGGCACCTTTGTTTCTCTCAATAGCTTTGACTTGGTCGTCTTTACTTAATCCAATGTACTTTTTCTTGTAGCTAAGTGACATATTAGATTTAACAATCTGTCTTACTTTACCTGAAACACTTAAATCCTCTGCCATTTTTACATTTAATGATGTTGACTCTAATGATTGTTGGCTTGACATTAAAGACACCCAACTCGATGAACCATCATCTTTAATTAAACGTCCCTGCCAGTTTAGTGCTCTTTCTGGAAGTACGTTTACTGAACTAAATCGTTCAGAAGCGTCTAATAGAATATACTTTCCTTGATCTTCAACCATACAAATTACATAGTTAAATCCTTTTTGTGTTGGGTATAACGGAATTCCATTATTTCTAGTACTCACTAAGACAGGGTTTGCCTCTACACCTTGAGATTTGAGCATTGCGATTAATAATAAATTGATATCTGCCACATTACCTTCTCCTTCTTTGTATGCATCCTTCGTTCCTTTATACGCAGAAACACCATAATAACCATTCCACTTTACTTTAGATTTTACAAATGCTGATAGAATTGCAGCTTTCTGAAAATCATTTTCGGCACTAGCAGTTACTGATGTTATATCATCTTCAAAAAAGTTTGTTCTTTTGAGTTGCCCACCAAAACTTGCTAGTTTATTAATGGTTTTTGAAACACCTTCCCAAGTAGAAGAAAAAGATTTGGTCTCTGACCCATACTCATTAAGGATTGCTGCTAATTCCATACTCATTTTAGAAACATAATTATTCATACTACCGGCAAAAGCTTCAGCTTTTAAAGCAGGAACATTACTTTCTGAAATAGTTAGTACATCTTGATAATATGAATTGTTAGAATTATTATATGTTGACGTGTTTTCTGTAGCTGAAGTTCCTAAAAATGAAGCCTTTTTTGTAGGCAGTGTTTTCTTTTCTCTTGACTCTTTAATTCTTGGGAAATATGAAGCTTTTGTATTATTAAACTTATTATATCTATAAAATTGAGGCGTAATAATCTTGACATCTAATTTATTGATTGGGATATCATATTGAAACGTAAAATCATCAATAGCAATAAATGGAGACACTATCTTATATGTATATTCTATAACACATCCATCTTGAACATTAGGCATCGTAATTGTGTTTACTTCTGTATAATCATTAATGTCTTCTTCAAAAATGCCGTCTTTTTTAAGCTTTGTTTTTTCAACTTTGTCCCCTTTTAGATTATATGTATATCCTTTAACACTAGACACTTTTTCTTTAGTGGCGCCAGAGCTTCCCTCGTATAAGTAGATTTTTTTTGTAGCCCAATCATAACCCTCTTTATTATATATCTTTATGCGCTCAGTAACTTCTCTGTGTTGCATAAAACCGTCATAATTTGTGAAAATAAAGTAAACGTCTTCTTTTTTTGATAACACTGCTGCATTTGCAGAAGAGTCAATCGGATGTACATTTTCTTGCAATTCTTCTTTTGAGACTTTTCCAAATTTAAAATCTTGAGCCTGCCCAAATGATACCGATACTACTAAAGTGATTAATGCTAAAATTTTTTTCATTCTATAATTATTGATTGGTTGTTAGTTTATTTTAAGTACTATTTTACTCTTATCTAGCTTTACGATTTGCTTTTTAAAATCTCTGAAGGCTTCATAGTCTTTCTTATCATAATTACCTTTTTTCATCAAACAAATTCTAGAATACTTAAGCTTATTGTCTTCTATTTTTTCTAGCTTAAAAGTATATGTGCCAAATTTGGTTTCAATAGTTTCGCCTTCACTCATAGCTTCGACCTCAACACCTTCTGGGAAATTAATAATAAATTCGTCTATATCCTCGTAAGCACGCTGTACTTTAAAATCTAGGTTTCGCTTGTCGTATCGTGGCGGAATATTAGTCACGCGATTGAACATATTTGGCATTAAAATCAATCTATTACCACTTTTTGACGCATAATTAGAAGCGTTAACTTTGATATTCTCTGTAAGTATAACATCTTCTTTGTTATTATCAATATTTATAGAAAGTATATCGAGATTATTGACATTATCCCAATATTCTTTGTAGCCTAATTTTTGATCTCGTAAAGATTTATTTACAATCTCTTCGTGAAGCGCATACTGATACCCTGTTGTTTTTATAGTTATGTCTGCTTCAAGATTTCCTGTTTTTCCAAGACTAATATTTGCAGTCGTTATTTGCTGACTATCCTTAGCATTATAGATTTTTGTATGAACAATTTTTCCGCCTTCTGGAGTCACTAAAAGCACATCTCTATCGTCTGTAAACCCAGCGGTAAACCCAAAAGGATTGGTCTGGCTTGTGCACTCGAGAAAGATATTTTCATCCTCGTTTGGTACGCATAAAATCACATGATTTCCTTCAGTAACCGAAAAATCCTTATCTATACTTTTTAAATCTGAATCTCCCCAAACTACTGTGTAATAAGACGGCACACCAACAGCTTCTAATAACGCCTTTGTATAATTGGTTAAACCTTTACAATCCGAATAACCTAATTTATCTACGTCTGTAGCGTCCATAGGCTTCCAACCTCCTATACCTACCTGCACGCTGATATAACGTGTTTTGTCTTGCATATATTGGTATACTTGCTTGGCTTTTTCTATATCATCAGTTGTATTAGCTGTAAGCGCTTTGACCTCATCAATTGCAGATTGCGGTATTTGGTCAGTACCAGTTATAAGTTTATTATACATCCATTTACCAAAATCTTCCCAATTAGTATTTTCTCCTTTAACACCTTCCATATTAAAAGTATTTAATGCAGCTTTTAATTGTGGAACAATATTAATTATGCCTGGATTGTATGCCTCGAACTTAATCCCTTTTAAATTTGAAGCCTTTAGATGTAAATCAGATATTGATTCTATTTCATAACCTTCAAAATTTTCGGATTTGATTCGAACT
This DNA window, taken from Winogradskyella sp. PC-19, encodes the following:
- a CDS encoding transglutaminase domain-containing protein, with amino-acid sequence MKKILALITLVVSVSFGQAQDFKFGKVSKEELQENVHPIDSSANAAVLSKKEDVYFIFTNYDGFMQHREVTERIKIYNKEGYDWATKKIYLYEGSSGATKEKVSSVKGYTYNLKGDKVEKTKLKKDGIFEEDINDYTEVNTITMPNVQDGCVIEYTYKIVSPFIAIDDFTFQYDIPINKLDVKIITPQFYRYNKFNNTKASYFPRIKESREKKTLPTKKASFLGTSATENTSTYNNSNNSYYQDVLTISESNVPALKAEAFAGSMNNYVSKMSMELAAILNEYGSETKSFSSTWEGVSKTINKLASFGGQLKRTNFFEDDITSVTASAENDFQKAAILSAFVKSKVKWNGYYGVSAYKGTKDAYKEGEGNVADINLLLIAMLKSQGVEANPVLVSTRNNGIPLYPTQKGFNYVICMVEDQGKYILLDASERFSSVNVLPERALNWQGRLIKDDGSSSWVSLMSSQQSLESTSLNVKMAEDLSVSGKVRQIVKSNMSLSYKKKYIGLSKDDQVKAIERNKGAIEVSNLELEDKDGNTFSGSYDYVLNDAVEDIGGKLYFSPLLFLAEKENPFKLDERQYPIDFSVPLKQKNIVNIMLPEGYQVESLPQSEVMEFAGGKIKYSFILKENGNFIQLSTEFDLQTPFVGSADYVVFKEFFGKVVAKQAEQIVLSK
- the queA gene encoding tRNA preQ1(34) S-adenosylmethionine ribosyltransferase-isomerase QueA; translated protein: MKLSHFSFELPEELLAEHPAEHRDESRLMVLDRANQTIEHKMFKDIIDYFDEGDVMILNNTKVFPARLYGNKEKTGARIEVFLLRELNQDQRLWDVLVDPARKIRIGNKLYFGEDETLVAEVIDNTTSRGRTLRFLYDGSYSDFRTKLTELGQTPLPKYINRDVEPEDEERYQTIYATNEGAVAAPTAGLHFSKHLLKRLEIKGIERAEVTLHVGLGTFNPVEVEDLSKHKMDSEEIEIKQSAADIINTAQKNKKRICAVGTTSMRTIESSVSSSGTLNPYEGWTNKFIFPPYDFSIANCMITNFHTPKSTLLMMVSAFAGHDFMKEAYAEAVKEKYKFYSYGDAMLII
- a CDS encoding RNA polymerase sigma factor produces the protein MKVIQLHNNEKKLIAKAAKNNREAQHILYELHAPKMLSVCRYYVKDVHQAEEVMLNGFFKVFKHLKSFKSEGSFEGWIRRIMVRESISYLRGKKRLEFPVEEVDFKQNSTDSINSNIEVAEIQRLIDSLPEGYKMVFVMYAIEGYKHYEIAEMLQISEGTSKSQLYKARQLLQQKIKDLNKTNYGTN
- a CDS encoding T9SS type A sorting domain-containing protein is translated as MKKITLTLALILSSGLMFGQVVFTEDFEAPGAPGTPSGWSITDDLENTPPEIWTIENTGEAGGFTTGNTAVYDNGGDGSYATFNSDGYGNTGTLEQSTLTSPVFNASSLTTAVTLSFATFYNGSFGGQGVVQVSNNSGITWTTIQTYSTAADGSAPTVSGIQSLDAPQLIGAATAQIRFVWTGNWSLSWSIDNISIFQCTETLAPSCVTEIGPTNNNNNVTLGPDNSITFEWNTDPLATTYELFINGFSQGNRTSGITFVGFDFNTAYSWSVVPSNCFGIATSCPTWNFTTESCTETAAPACPVTISPTQNQTNVATTEATDGSRQVELSWNTSATAVDYTVIFDGNELGNLADTSVNITGLSLDTTYTYSILANNCFGQSTTCTTVTFTTETTLGTQEDDILNVNLSPNPAKDILNINTSSQIDNVEIFDLLGKKVNSYSKESIYDNSINIASLPTGVYLVLISSENLTKTVRIVKE
- a CDS encoding 3-phosphoshikimate 1-carboxyvinyltransferase codes for the protein MKLHLQKSNIKQSSKIAITGSKSEANRILILQALYSNIQIDNLSNSDDSQLMQKALASKEEIIDIHHAGTAMRFLTAYFSVQEGRQTTLTGSKRMKERPIGILVDALNVLGADISYAENKGFPPIIIKGKKLTNYEVTLKANVSSQYISALLLIASGLKNGLKLTLEGKITSVPYIKMTLSLLDQIGVENSFENNSITVKPKQDDIEPQVLVVESDWSSASYFYSIAALSKVGTQVQLSSYKKDSLQGDSVLAEIYKQFGVETIYLDNKIILEKSSVVNEKTSIELDLSNAPDIAQTICVTAFGLRLKCNLRGLHTLKIKETDRLLALQNELTKLGASISVTNDALSLEASDVINPGVEIETYNDHRMAMAFAPLALRTSILIKDANVVSKSYPDFWKDLAHIGFSIK
- a CDS encoding nucleotide pyrophosphohydrolase, whose amino-acid sequence is MNIQDAQKAVDSWIQEHGVRYFNELTNMAQLTEEVGEVARIIARRYGEQSEKESDKDKDLGEELADVVFVVLCLANQTGIDLQTAFDKKMDKKTKRDHDRHHNNEKLK
- a CDS encoding polyprenyl synthetase family protein codes for the protein MKITEQIKQPIAYEMELFEQKFRLAMSSKVALLNRITHYIVNRKGKQMRPMFVFLVAKMMNNGEVSERTYRGASVIELIHTATLVHDDVVDDSNRRRGFFSINALWKNKIAVLIGDYLLSKGLLLSIDNNDFDLLKIISVAVREMSEGELLQIEKARQLDITEDVYYEIIRQKTATLIAACCSLGAASVKPNSDDVEKMRKFGELIGMAFQIKDDLFDYGETKIGKPTGIDIKEQKMTLPLIYALNNSTKKEKSWLINSVKKHNKDKKRVKEVISFVIAKGGLHYAETKMVAFQKEALALLADYPESEFKASLILMVNYVIERKK
- the rlmN gene encoding 23S rRNA (adenine(2503)-C(2))-methyltransferase RlmN, which produces MEIKKKDIRALTKEQLRDFFVSNGDKAFRGNQVYEWLWQKSAHSFEDMTNVSLKTREMLEANFVINHIRVDQMQRSEDGTIKNAVRLHDDLIVESVLIPTATRTTACVSSQVGCSLDCKFCATARLKRMRNLNPDEIYDQVVAIDNESRLYHDRPLSNIVFMGMGEPLMNYKNVIKAIDKITSDEGLGMSPKRIVVSTSGVPKMIKKMADDEVKFKLAVSLHSAIDEVRTSIMPFNATFPLNDLREALEYWYSKTKNRITYEYVVWDGINDQRKDVDALVQFCKFAPSKVNLIEYNPIDDGMFQQANSKAIDMYVKVLEANNITVTVRRSRGKDIDAACGQLANKT
- a CDS encoding DUF3857 domain-containing protein translates to MNFIKIPLLFLFSLLSIHATAQSESDYKANTIPFELKIKANAVVRFDNQTIEINDFDDMYVTTKRVVTVFNEYGNRHLNAYEGYDSNSKIKKMEARIYDKFGKEIKKFRLRDFNDESAVSGGTLYSDNRVKYLNYTPVKYPYTLEYNSEVQMKSTAFVPKWYPIDDYYVSVENSEYKIINNSDIKVRIKSENFEGYEIESISDLHLKASNLKGIKFEAYNPGIINIVPQLKAALNTFNMEGVKGENTNWEDFGKWMYNKLITGTDQIPQSAIDEVKALTANTTDDIEKAKQVYQYMQDKTRYISVQVGIGGWKPMDATDVDKLGYSDCKGLTNYTKALLEAVGVPSYYTVVWGDSDLKSIDKDFSVTEGNHVILCVPNEDENIFLECTSQTNPFGFTAGFTDDRDVLLVTPEGGKIVHTKIYNAKDSQQITTANISLGKTGNLEADITIKTTGYQYALHEEIVNKSLRDQKLGYKEYWDNVNNLDILSINIDNNKEDVILTENIKVNASNYASKSGNRLILMPNMFNRVTNIPPRYDKRNLDFKVQRAYEDIDEFIINFPEGVEVEAMSEGETIETKFGTYTFKLEKIEDNKLKYSRICLMKKGNYDKKDYEAFRDFKKQIVKLDKSKIVLKIN